The sequence TTTCAGCGCTCAAGGCTAAAGTGGGGTTAGCCTCTAGCATTTTATAAGCGGTGTCTTCGCCCCCTGTTAAAACGGCAAACTGGATGCTTCCATCTTTTAAAAGATGTTCGCTAATATCGCTCCCTTTAGAGGGCAAGTAAATGAGTGCATCTCTAGGCACGCCCGCATCCCAAAAGCACTCACAAAGCTTATAACCCGTTACGCTAGACAAACTTGAGGGCTTGTAAATCACCCGATTGCCCGCGGCTAGGGGGGCAGCGATAGTGCCTACAGAAATGCCCACAGGGAAATTCCATGGGGCAATGACCACACCCACGCCTTTGGGGGTGAATTGTGTTTTTGGGTTTTGTTCTTGTAACACCCTTAAGCTGTAAGGGTAAAACTCTAAAAAGTCAATGGCTTCGCTCACTTCAGCGTCCGTTTCAGCGAAAGTCTTACCCACTTCTAAAGCCGAAATCCCTATCAAATCGCCTCTCCTTTCTCTAAAAAGCTGGGCGGTTTGACTCATTAAGGCATGGATTTCTGCAAAGCTTTTTTGACTGAAATGACTCTTATCGCTTTTAGCCACTTCTAGGGCTTTTAAAATCGCTTCCTTATCCGCTAAATGCACGCTAGCGATTTTTTTATGATGGATTTTATCAAAGACTTCTAAAGGGGTTAAATTAGGATCTTCAAACCTCCCATCTATTTCTGGGTAAAGCTCTAAAATAGGAGCGTTATGCATTTTCTCGCGCACTTTTTTAGCCCATTCTCGGTTGGCTTTTAAGATAAAATCGGTATCGCTTTCGTTTTTAAAGGAGTGGTTTGGGTAGGTGGTATGGCCGGTTTGTTTGGCGTTCCTGTCTTGAGTCCTATGGGTGGCATTGTCTAAAGCAGCGATTCCTTTAAGGCTGTTTAAAAAGCGTTGCTCTTGGTCTTTCCATTCGCTCGTGCCTACTTTGAGATTAAAGAAAGCTTTCATGAAATTATCGCTTGAGGTGTTTTCGTCTAACCTTCTCACCAAGTAAGCGATCGCATTGTTAAAATGCGCTTCATCGCACACCGGCGCATAAAGAATGAGTTTGTGCATCTCTTTTAGTTCTTGGCTCGCTTGCAAGCTCATGCCCTCTAGCATTTCAAAGCTGAAATGCTCTAACACAACAGGGTCGTTAAGGGCATGGATGCGTGTATAAACATAAGCGATTTCAAAAATATTATGACTCGCTGCGCCAATATGAATGTATTTATAATTATCGCCCTCTAAAACAAAATCTAACATTTTATTGTAATTAGAATCGGTGTCTTGCTTATTGGAAAATGTGGGTAACGCCCAATCTTTCACGGAAGCGATCGTCTCTTCGCTCTCCATGTTCGCTCCCTTAACAAAGCGGATTTTAATGGGCTTTAACCCTTTTAAAACCCTTTCTTTAGAAAAAGCGTGCAGTTTTTTCAAATATTCATAAGAATCAGGGATATAGGCTTGCAACACAATACCAGCGTTCAAATCAAATTTAGCGATAGACTCCATAAAAGACTCCACCGTGAGTTCCAAATCCCTAAACTCCTCCATATCCAAATTAATAAATTTAGGCATGCCTTGCTTTTTTTCTTCTTCTAAAGCCAGGGCATAAAGAGCGTCTAGGCGTTTGACAATCTCTTTTTTAGAGTATTCAAAATCAAGGATATTGATTTGAGAAAAAATCGTTGTGATTTTAATGGAAATGTATTGAATGTAGTTGGATTTTAGGGCTTGAGAGTATTTTTCAAAACGTGCACTAGCTTCTTCTTCGCCTAAAACCTCTTCGCCAATAAAATTCACATTCAAAATGATTTTTTCATTTTTTCTTTTTAAAATCCGCTCTTTTAATTGGCTCTCTTCTTGATCCAATACCATCGCTTTCGTGTCGCTTCTGATTTTATTGACAAAGAAAGGCACGCTCATATCAGGGAGCATTTTCCCAAAGCTCAAAAACCCCATTAAAAGCAATTTTTCAAAGGAAGAAAAAATCTCACGGCTTTTGTATTTGTCTAAAACATGCTCAATCATTTCAAAGCGGGCTTTATTATCCAAGCACCTAAAACTCCGATCCATAAGCTCTATGAGCATGACTTTATTTTCAGGGTTGTTTAAAAGCTTTTGCATTTTAGAGTGGAACGCTTTTTCTTGCTCGCTCAAATGGTTACTGATACTATCTTGCAGTTTTTTAGCTAATTCTAGTGAATCGTCAATGATTTTTTGCATGAGCTTACCTTTTATTTAAGAATTTGGCTTGATTGTAGCATGTTTTAAGCGGGTGGCTTTAAGTCTTATGGGTTGGTAATGTTTTTTAATTTTAAATTTTGTTCTAGCGGTAATTAATTCTCATTCCAATCTGTTTGAGTTTATCACGCATTTTTACACAATGATAAGAATTTGAGTGATAATTTGTATTGTTTTTAGCTTCATTTACTTTTCGTTTAAAAATGAATTATAAAATTCGCATCGTGTAATTTAAAGTTTAGCTTATTCAATTAAACGATTTTAAATTAAACGGATTTACAAAGAATTTTACAAAACAAAGGATATAAAATGAAAACAATTAAAAATGGTATTATGATTGGCACACTCGGTGCGTTGTTATTTAGCGGTTGTTCTAGCTTTGATACTCAGCGTTTCGCTTGTCTCCCTAAAGACCATTCTTCAAAAGACGCTTCTACCAAAAAAGAAGTGCAATACATGCCTAAGGGCTTTTTTGACCCTTATTCTTCTAACTTAAACCACTGGGATTCTACATTCTAGGGGTTTATAAAGAGGGGGCGAAAGGGGGGGATAATAAAGCTCATTTTAAGTTTTCTCAAATTACAATAACAATCTTTTTAACACTGATATAATTATAAAAGGAGGTATTCTTATGAGTGGCACTCATATTGTAGAAAATACGAATATTTCAAGAACGACTGCTTCCACCCCCCCCCAATAATAATGAAGAGCTTTCAAAATCTGTTAAAGATCTTACAGATCGCGTAAAAAAATTAGAAGATCTTAAATTAGAAGACTTTGAGCCCCTTAGAAAAATCTCTCATCTTATAGGCTCTTTCTTTTCGCTTGGAAAATCTTCTAACGACACCCAAGAAAACTCAAAAGACGCTTTAAAAAAAGAGGAAGAGCTTAAAAAAGTCCAAGAAGTCCAAGAAGAAAACGCCAAACTAAATAGAGATAAAACAGATCTAACTAGAGAAAGAGATAAGCTAGCTGACCAAAATAAAACACTGATTGAAACAAATCAAGAACTAACAGCAGAAAAAAGAGAATTAAATAACAAGATTACTGGGTTAGCCACAGATAAAGAAAATCTAACTAAAGACAAAGAAAACCTAACTAAAGACAAAGCCGAATTACAAAAGCGAGTGAAAGAGTTAGAACAATCTCAGCAAGCTTTAAAAAATGGAAACGACGAACTATTAAAAGATAGAGAAAAACTAACCACACAAAACACCGAGTTAGCTGAAAAAATTGAAGTGCTAACCACAGAAAAAACAGAATTAAATAACAAGATTACTGGGTTATCCACAGAAAAAGATAAGCTAACTAGAGAAAGAGATAAGCTAACCACAGAAAAAGAAAAACTCAATACAGATCTATCAACAGCAAAAACCCAAGCCGAACAAACGAGCCAAAAACTAAACGAGCTAGAGCGAAGGCATGCTCCATACCAAAAATTAGAAAAACTCTATGAAGTCTTTTTGGAAGTCAAAGATCGCTTGAATTTTAATTTTGTAGCAACCACTCACAGCGCAATGGATTTGATCGCATCTGTTCTTAGCGATAGCAAATACTATTTAGAAAGCCTTTATAACAAAGCGAGCCAAGAATTAAGCGATAAGAGGAGCGATAAAGGCGAAAAATTAGCTGAATTGTTTGATTTGCTTTTTGAATACATTAAGGACAATAAATTTGAGCGTTTGAAAGAGCCAAGCGCTTATGATCATTCTTGCAAAAAGCTATACCCAGAGCAAAACACTTCTCAAAAGATGCGAAGAGTGGTCTTAAGAGGCTACACATACGACAAAAAAATAGCATGTTACACTATCGTGGATATGGGATCATAAATGGGAAGGCTCATTGAAGAATGGTTTGGCTTCTATCAAATAAGAGAAGAATTAGAAGCCCGCATCGGTGAGTTAGAAAATGAAAACGCCGAGTTGTTAAGAGAAAGAGAATACTTAGCTACAGAAACTAGCGAGTTGAAAGACGCTAACAATCAATTACGGCAAAAAAACGACAAGTTATTCATAACAAAAGACAAGCTAACCAAAGAAAACACCGAGCTAGAAAACAGAAACGACAAGTTATCTAAAGAAAAAGAAAACCTATCTGTAAAAATCAGCGGGTTAGAAAACGCTAACAATCAATTACGGCAAGCTTTAGAAAACTCTAACGCTCAATTAGCGCAAGCTAAAGAAAAAACAGCCAAAGAAAAAACCGAGCTGGAGCGAGAAATCGCGCGCTTGAAGAGCTTAGAGGCTATGGAAGAAAAAAGCAAACTGGACTTACACAACAGGCGTTTAGCGAGCGCAAACCAGGATTTAAAACGACAAAACAGAAAATTAGAAGAAGAGAACATAGCGCTCAAAGAGAGGGCTTATGGCTTGAACGAGCAACTCTTCACATTGCAACCACAAAAACCACAATAAAGGAAATATCATGGCAAAAGAAAAAAGTTTAGAACTGCCTCTTGGCCACCCCTTAGTAGAGAAATTGTGCGATAAGTCTTTAAAGGATGGAGTCAAATTCAATGAAGAAATACCGATCCATTTCAAAGATGAAGTGTCAAAAGAAGATCGGACCAAATTCAAACAAGCGCTGTGGGTGCTTCATGTGATCGCCAATAATGAGACTTCTTTAAGGTATCTTTCTGATGACAATCAAAAATTCTTAGAGGATTTAGCGCAAGCTAAAAAGATCGCTAATGAGCAAATAGAAAAAACCTTAGAGATCGTTTCTGATAGCGATGTGTATGTGGATTTTGAAAAATTTAAAGAGTTAATGCTCAAGGTGGATAGTGTAGCGGTAGGCCTTAAGAGCTATAGCCAAAGCCAATTGCTTGATTTAAATGGAGGGCATTGGGATTTAGAGGTGCCTAGTGTGCCTAAAGAAAGCGTAACCTTTAGGTTT is a genomic window of Helicobacter pylori oki112 containing:
- a CDS encoding bifunctional proline dehydrogenase/L-glutamate gamma-semialdehyde dehydrogenase: MQKIIDDSLELAKKLQDSISNHLSEQEKAFHSKMQKLLNNPENKVMLIELMDRSFRCLDNKARFEMIEHVLDKYKSREIFSSFEKLLLMGFLSFGKMLPDMSVPFFVNKIRSDTKAMVLDQEESQLKERILKRKNEKIILNVNFIGEEVLGEEEASARFEKYSQALKSNYIQYISIKITTIFSQINILDFEYSKKEIVKRLDALYALALEEEKKQGMPKFINLDMEEFRDLELTVESFMESIAKFDLNAGIVLQAYIPDSYEYLKKLHAFSKERVLKGLKPIKIRFVKGANMESEETIASVKDWALPTFSNKQDTDSNYNKMLDFVLEGDNYKYIHIGAASHNIFEIAYVYTRIHALNDPVVLEHFSFEMLEGMSLQASQELKEMHKLILYAPVCDEAHFNNAIAYLVRRLDENTSSDNFMKAFFNLKVGTSEWKDQEQRFLNSLKGIAALDNATHRTQDRNAKQTGHTTYPNHSFKNESDTDFILKANREWAKKVREKMHNAPILELYPEIDGRFEDPNLTPLEVFDKIHHKKIASVHLADKEAILKALEVAKSDKSHFSQKSFAEIHALMSQTAQLFRERRGDLIGISALEVGKTFAETDAEVSEAIDFLEFYPYSLRVLQEQNPKTQFTPKGVGVVIAPWNFPVGISVGTIAAPLAAGNRVIYKPSSLSSVTGYKLCECFWDAGVPRDALIYLPSKGSDISEHLLKDGSIQFAVLTGGEDTAYKMLEANPTLALSAETGGKNATIVSKMADRDQAIKNVIHSAFSNSGQKCSATSLLVLEKEVYEDENFKKTLIDATLSLSVGDPFDFKNKIGALADKPNEKVIKAIDELKSYENYEIPVSFVNDNPYLMKPSIKYGTKKGDFTHQTELFTPILSVMKAQDLDEAIEIVNSTGYGLTSALESLDEREWEYYLERIEAGNIYINKPTTGAIVLRQPFGGVKKSAVGFGRKVGIFNYITQFVNIHQDEEDENALKNPLSEALEGLTQKGYDEHTHELKRAIFMAKSYAYHYKHEFSQAKDYVKIRGEDNLFSYTKVKSVGYRITEKDTLSDMLGVALACLISQIPLTLSIENERTNKDLTFFLECLKTLRANAPIVYESLQKFSEKLHAFNRVRYLKNDLDLLHKQASALGMVLATTKPCLNGRFELLYYHLERSVSISYHRYGNLGSRVLRQHPCRNSCCAEK